A genomic region of Deltaproteobacteria bacterium contains the following coding sequences:
- a CDS encoding tryptophan 7-halogenase — MWDSSAYGYIFNRDVSSPAEVEADFDAFLEADGVSEFEQRAVIPFPNFVHRRMYDGAVARIGNAAAFMEPLEATAIVSAQLQVGMVLHMRLNRSPENVERDAPVVNRFLVGSMLRYGLFVGWHYSRGSRYDSEFWRHARDQVWPRHRQAADPEVVGCDALRKFDEMIELLNRPVIDKADWERMCAVPLTSYAQVSQGLGW; from the coding sequence CTGTGGGACAGCAGTGCCTACGGGTACATCTTCAACCGCGATGTATCGAGCCCTGCCGAAGTCGAAGCGGACTTCGACGCGTTCCTCGAAGCCGACGGCGTATCGGAATTCGAGCAGCGCGCCGTCATTCCGTTTCCCAACTTCGTACACCGCCGGATGTATGACGGCGCTGTCGCGCGCATCGGCAACGCGGCGGCCTTCATGGAGCCGCTGGAGGCAACGGCCATCGTATCCGCCCAGTTGCAGGTCGGGATGGTCCTGCACATGCGCTTGAACCGTTCGCCGGAAAACGTTGAACGCGACGCGCCGGTGGTGAACCGGTTTCTCGTCGGCAGCATGCTCCGCTACGGCCTGTTCGTCGGTTGGCACTACTCCCGCGGCTCCAGGTACGACAGCGAATTCTGGCGCCACGCCCGTGACCAAGTCTGGCCGAGACACCGTCAGGCGGCGGACCCCGAGGTGGTGGGTTGCGACGCGCTCCGCAAATTCGACGAAATGATCGAACTGTTGAACCGGCCGGTCATCGACAAGGCGGACTGGGAGCGGATGTGCGCGGTCCCTCTCACCA